A stretch of Enterobacter cloacae complex sp. ECNIH7 DNA encodes these proteins:
- the nirA gene encoding MFS transporter — protein MLNILSNRTYRHLFMAQVIALIGTGLATVALGLLAYDLAGDRAGAVLGTALAIKMSAYILVAPVAAAFADKFPRRTMLVTLDLVRALVAVALPFVTQIWEIYILIFILQSASAAFTPTFQATIPDILPDEREYTRALSLSRLAYDLESVISPMLAAALLTVMNFHNLFAGTAVGFLASATLVVSVTLPKMKALTVNRSIYDKTTRGMRIFLKTPRLRGLLALNMAVAAASAMVIVNTVVLVQADFGLSQRSTAIALTFFGVGSMISALILPRLLDKMSDRMPMLVGTVLLVVGLGLGIFLKDYITLVVLWTLLGVGYSLSQTPSGRLLRRSSTAEDRPALFAAQFALSHSCWLVTYPLAGWVGATWGTQASFIALTIVAALSLITAVLIWRPEHEVYAQVHSHTDPETNNESTHEHDFVIDDEHPSWPKKEK, from the coding sequence ATGCTCAATATTCTTTCTAATCGTACCTACCGCCACCTGTTTATGGCACAGGTTATCGCCCTTATCGGCACCGGTCTGGCGACCGTTGCCCTGGGGCTGTTAGCCTACGATCTTGCCGGAGACAGGGCCGGGGCGGTTCTGGGTACCGCACTGGCTATCAAGATGAGCGCCTACATTCTGGTTGCGCCTGTGGCAGCGGCCTTTGCCGACAAATTCCCGCGTCGAACCATGCTGGTGACGCTGGATCTGGTTCGCGCCCTCGTGGCTGTCGCGTTGCCTTTTGTCACCCAGATTTGGGAAATCTATATCCTGATCTTCATTCTTCAGTCTGCCTCGGCGGCGTTTACGCCAACCTTCCAGGCGACAATCCCGGATATTCTTCCTGACGAACGCGAATATACCCGGGCGCTGTCTCTGTCACGTCTGGCCTACGATCTGGAAAGTGTAATCAGCCCCATGCTGGCGGCGGCGCTGCTGACGGTCATGAACTTCCACAACCTGTTTGCCGGTACGGCGGTCGGGTTCCTCGCCTCAGCGACTCTGGTTGTTTCCGTGACGTTGCCAAAGATGAAAGCGTTAACGGTCAACCGCAGCATCTATGACAAAACCACACGGGGCATGCGCATCTTCCTGAAAACCCCAAGACTGCGCGGCCTGCTGGCACTCAACATGGCCGTGGCCGCAGCAAGTGCGATGGTTATCGTCAACACCGTGGTTCTGGTTCAGGCGGACTTTGGTCTCTCGCAGCGCTCCACCGCCATTGCGCTGACCTTCTTCGGTGTCGGATCCATGATATCGGCTCTGATTCTCCCCAGACTTCTCGACAAAATGAGTGACCGCATGCCGATGCTTGTGGGCACCGTACTCTTAGTCGTTGGCCTGGGGCTGGGCATTTTCCTCAAGGATTACATCACGCTGGTTGTGCTCTGGACGCTGCTGGGCGTGGGCTATTCGCTTTCTCAGACGCCGAGTGGTCGCCTGCTGCGCCGTTCTTCTACGGCTGAAGACAGACCGGCACTGTTCGCCGCCCAGTTTGCACTGTCGCATTCATGCTGGCTGGTGACTTATCCGCTGGCCGGGTGGGTCGGTGCAACATGGGGGACACAGGCTTCGTTCATCGCCCTGACCATTGTGGCCGCACTGTCACTGATTACTGCCGTTCTTATCTGGCGGCCTGAGCATGAAGTTTACGCCCAGGTTCACAGCCACACCGATCCAGAAACAAACAACGAATCGACCCATGAGCATGATTTCGTCATTGATGATGAACACCCTTCATGGCCGAAGAAAGAGAAGTAA
- the nirB gene encoding nickel-sensing transcriptional repressor NirB, which translates to MTVHASHPDIIKRLKRAAGHLKSTIQMLEDEKACLDIAQQLHAVEKAITNAKRTLIHDHLDHCLEDALHADYTESDNTLSEFKEITKYL; encoded by the coding sequence ATGACCGTTCACGCATCACACCCTGACATTATTAAAAGACTTAAGCGTGCCGCAGGGCACCTGAAAAGTACCATCCAGATGCTCGAAGATGAAAAAGCGTGTCTGGATATCGCCCAGCAGCTGCACGCTGTGGAAAAGGCGATAACGAATGCGAAGCGTACCTTAATTCATGACCATCTGGATCACTGCCTGGAGGACGCCCTTCATGCCGACTACACTGAGTCTGATAACACGCTTAGCGAATTTAAAGAGATAACCAAGTATCTTTAA